Proteins from a genomic interval of Colletotrichum higginsianum IMI 349063 chromosome 6, whole genome shotgun sequence:
- a CDS encoding Cytochrome b5-like Heme/Steroid binding domain-containing protein — translation MAFSERSCPVSGTMGAVCPVGANNSGRQSRSSSRTGPRGCSFSGFTQPGDIHTAFDVSPESHPVLSISDTLMTVQIPRGVDAEEWLRMRERKSINHVLYSKYPSTQEIDTVKSQAEMDAFNVSEQDVLAVALGAPARQVMLRAQEIGPQTGWRDGYLSTEHGFCPPDYDEAAGALARSPGRVWSDLCERMPGCVSRGRVRESIAAAPVIEGTEYVIPDQALWAALVALGMLCSIYRFEQKYDGHDGVNATTNRTKLKLNCKMGDHLGEELVGIPLSIALPYYQVSRRMGRTLPHLTFVDQSSYNLKIKDATSSYPYVARFDNMELRWPMFGERAEVAFLKGVAETSASFQHGPDAIAACQEHVMNRNVEGLLHEMIRLKEILERMPNAFHSISTNPNAGENYVPVQQWVRWAKFSAPLSKRCPASSGLQFPPYLVMDAFLGRKKYTSFLGAEGVHLRAWLPSNLRAFIAAIEYHYRIPEFVQQSGDPRLMGVLDGIVEAYTGERGFMGVHRYKVFGILEVAAKTGRTETNGASGAADGERPWEETHRQFSEAMKERLEPYRGALPVEPHHMRGTFEECRYITRVVSRSFVDSDPTRSIAMVTLDIRETGITFAPGDRLAVMPLNSWEECAKVMAALGLERQMDTPVEVDGTWARFEMHLGSVRRTATPKLTVGDILRRGHLAPITKDMALKIHSMLHASSNTVLQVLSTDEWPVRGSLGDMLQDAVTDTPPQIWDRVFNLDNLAWLAELVPLEVPRTYSIASYTEELLPETVDLAVSRSEYRLCSTFSRGNEVSRAGVSSGFLNPPMEMEEMDSDDEILIGVSRPAAFHLPLDPMAPCAFFAGGSGIAPFRSFWQARLARSGLAGGKNLLYLGVQSREKFCFEEELRQYVNAEFMEVHVAFSRDSRGLAYEGRDLVEKHIPPRYIDTLIVEQGVAVCDLVMSKKQGGLGGYLYVCGSVSVFDSVMSGIRKAIYTYRTATDKGVDLIINKAFAERRFMLDVFMTPKPLPCNLPTIPMSELALHTGHRPGSRMWIGVHGSVYDVTDFCPMHPGGTLIIKSNAGVDCSKSFDNLAHTNNPEVSSLLTKYFVGHLTPKPDYGSEEISTLHDLWSAYLRSTVETLVAHQFEMYEIMGASLETSSSHDPAGSNNIWLRESLPNIIAVRTFYSYQSRLLQGGFAALFGPKLQELVLKLSFGVASANGPAADTKLPDVLGTVARAKTSGDAAICTKEVALVGQFVCDADASLRFQERGVFAYAARSVELDIALLEDLRQEACTGMDAFDSIAHSIKESSDPDVENTRLTALSTFLLQVLERMARHLEVFYTQLARCSVYQPKLEQNPARTRWALVRRRIGDGSLFVLATKAELNASALLERPVLAPYYMSRANPNQNIDFDRVMAQVQASLRAGSQDAAPFSNHSAHLQQPLTLNAVHQARGRSTGDVSAFVSHENAGALRAMNSFVEKNSRAIRRLSKMPAATMNFEDIQRAALLEMPRHSGPLSPPEMAGDMLGLGPEHTMKLVRHGSGHGNRILPTPPSSRGSSRSPTRFKHHFGTSQQHGKPTAEMLLSKLNRPRGASLSRGPLSAHHSPAHYPVIGSHSPPPPPSHPTVDTQSALSSMMSHLNTRPRSGSATMSGGNQHASMSGGGGGLARTRSVMSVGSAGPVGGRDGRPGHVPRTSTSSLRALRLRSVTEQGEERVAPTF, via the exons AGAACGGAAGTCAATCAACCATGTCCTCTACTCCAAATACCCCTCCACGCAAGAGATTGACACCGTCAAGAGCCAGGCCGAGATGGATGCCTTCAACGTCAGCGAACAAGATGTGCTCGCTGTCGCCCTCGGTGCACCAGCCAGACAAGTCATGCTCAGGGCCCAGGAGATAGGGCCACAAACTGGCTGGAGAGACGGCTACCTCAGCACAGAGCATGGCTTCTGCCCACCCGACTACGACGAGGCTGCGGGTGCCTTGGCCCGATCGCCAGGCCGTGTGTGGTCCGACCTTTGCGAAAGAATGCCGGGATGTGTTTCGCGCGGCCGGGTGAGAGAatccatcgccgccgcgcccgtAATCGAGGGCACAGAATATGTCATCCCTGACCAAGCACTCTGGGcagccctcgtcgccctggGCATGCTCTGCTCCATCTACCGCTTCGAGCAGAAGTACGACGGCCACGATGGGGTGAACGCAACAACAAACCGAACAAAGTTGAAGCTGAACTGCAAGATGGGCGACCACTTGGGGGAAGAGCTCGTCGGTATCCCTCTCAGCATCGCTCTTCCATACTACCAGGTTTCTCGCCGAATGGGCAGAACCCTTCCACACCTCACCTTCGTCGACCAGTCTTCATACAACTTGAAGATCAAGGACGCAACATCGAGCTACCCCTACGTCGCTCGCTTCGACAACATGGAGCTTAGATGGCCCATGTTTGGCGAGCGTGCCGAGGTAGCCTTCCTGAAGGGAGTTGCAGAGACTTCCG CCTCCTTTCAACATGGGCCCGACGCCATCGCGGCCTGCCAAGAGCACGTCATGAACCGCAACGTCGAAGGCCTCCTTCACGAAATGATTCGGCTGAAGGAGATCCTCGAACGTATGCCCAACGCCTTCCATTCCATTTCGACGAATCCCAATGCGGGCGAGAACTATGTGCCCGTCCAACAATGGGTTCGCTGGGCCAAGTTCTCCGCACCTCTTTCGAAGCGGTGTCCGGCGTCGTCAGGCCTGCAATTCCCTCCGTACCTCGTGATGGATGCATTCTTGGGCAGGAAGAA GTACACATCCTTCCTTGGAGCCGAGGGCGTCCACCTCCGAGCCTGGCTCCCATCCAACTTGCGTGCTTTTATTGCAGCCATTGAGTATCACTACCGCATTCCCGAATTCGTCCAACAGTCGGGCGACCCACGCCTGATGGGTGTtctcgacggcatcgtcgaggcaTACACCGGGGAACGCGGCTTTATGGGGGTGCACCGCTACAAGGTCTTTGGCATCCTCGAGGTCGCAGCCAAGACTGGCCGCACTGAGACCAACGGCGCTTCTGGCGCAGCAGACGGCGAACGTCCCTGGGAAGAGACTCATCGCCAGTTTTCCGAGGCCATGAAGGAGCGGCTCGAGCCTTACCGGGGCGCTCTGCCTGTCGAGCCCCACCATATGCGAGGCACATTCGAAGAGTGTCGCTACATCACCCGCGTTGTGAGCAGGTCCTTTGTGGACTCTGACCCTACACGCTCGATCGCGATGGTGACTCTCGATATCCGCGAGACGGGAATCACCTTTGCACCCGGGGACCGTCTGGCGGTGATGCCCCTCAACAGCTGGGAGGAGTGTGCCAAAGTCATGgctgcccttggcctggagCGGCAGATGGATACCCCGGTAGAAGTTGACGGCACCTGGGCGCGTTTCGAGATGCATCTCGGGTCCGTCAGAAGAACAGCGACGCCCAAGTTGACCGTCGGTGACATCCTGCGACGGGGTCACCTGGCACCCATCACCAAGGACATGGCACTCAAGATCCACAGCATGCTGCATGCTTCCTCCAACACCGTCTTGCAAGTTCTCAGCACGGACGAGTGGCCTGTCAGAGGCTCCTTGGGCGACATGTTGCAGGACGCCGTCACCGATACGCCGCCTCAGATCTGGGACAGGGTCTTCAACCTCGACAACCTGGCGTGGTTGGCCGAGCTGGTTCCCCTCGAAGTTCCCCGCACATACTCCATCGCAAGCTATACCGAAGAGCTTCTGCCGGAGActgtcgacctcgccgtgTCGAGATCAGAGTACAGGCTTTGTTCTACCTTCTCCAGGGGCAATGAGGTATCACGCGCCGGCGTCTCGAGCGGATTTCTCAACCCGCccatggagatggaggagatggactCCGACGACGAAATTCTCATCGGCGTCTCGCGACCGGCGGCTTTCCACCTCCCTCTCGACCCAATGGCACCATGCGCCTTCTTTGCTGGCGGGAGCGGCATCGCCCCGTTCCGGAGTTTCTGGCAAGCCCGCCTCGCTCGAAGCGGCCTGGCCGGAGGCAAGAACCTTCTGTATCTCGGCGTCCAGTCGCGGGAGAAGTTCTgcttcgaggaggagctACGCCAGTACGTCAATGCAGAGTTCATGGAGGTACATGTTGCTTTCTCCAGGGACTCTCGAGGTCTCGCATACGAGGGCCGCGACCTTGTTGAGAAACACATCCCACCTCGCTACATCGACACGTTGATCGTCGAACAAGGCGTGGCGGTTTGCGATCTCGTCATGTCCAAGAAGCAGGGCGGGCTCGGTGGCTATCTCTATGTTTGCGGTTCTGTCTCGGTCTTTGATTCCGTCATGAGCGGCATCCGAAAGGCCATTTACACGTACAGAACAGCCACGGACAAGGGAGTCGatctcatcatcaacaaggCCTTTGCAGAAAGACGGTTCATGCTGGACGTGTTTATGACTCCGAAGCCGTTGCCTTGCAACCTGCCAACAATTCCCATGTCCGAATTGGCGCTGCACACCGGCCACCGTCCCGGTTCTCGCATGTGGATTGGAGTCCACGGCAGCGTCTACGACGTCACCGACTTCTGTCCTATGCACCCTGGTGGGACGCTCATCATCAAGTCCAACGCCGGTGTTGACTGTTCCAAGTCATTCGACAACCTCGCCCACACAAACAATCCCGAGGTTTCCAGTCTCTTGACCAAGTACTTTGTCGGGCACTTGACCCCCAAGCCTGATTATGGCAGCGAGGAGATCTCGACTCTCCACGATCTGTGGTCGGCATATCTCCGATCTACGGTCGAGACGCTGGTGGCTCACCAGTTCGAGATGTACGAGATCATGGGCGCGTCGCTCGAGACATCGTCTTCCCACGACCCCGCCGGCAGCAACAACATTTGGCTCCGCGAGAGCCTGCCTAACATCATCGCTGTCCGCACCTTTTACAGTTACCAGAGCCGACTCCTCCAAGGTGGCTTTGCCGCCCTTTTCGGACCCAAGCTACAGGAGCTCGTTCTCAAGCTGTCGTTTGGCGTCGCCAGCGCCAACGGCCCGGCCGCCGACACCAAGCTGCCGGACGTGCTGGGGACGGTGGCGCGGGCGAAGACGAGCGGGGATGCGGCGATTTGCACCAAAGAAGTCGCCCTCGTAGGCCAATTCGTCTGCGACGCCGATGCGTCCCTGCGCTTCCAAGAGCGCGGCGTCTTCGCCTACGCCGCTCGCAGtgtcgagctcgacatcgCCCTCCTGGAAGACCTCCGCCAGGAGGCCTGCACCGGTATGGACGCCTTCGACAGCATCGCACACTCCATCAAGGAGTCCTCGGACCCCGACGTCGAGAACACGCGCCTCACCGCGCTGTCGACCTTCCTACTCCAGGTTCTCGAACGTATGGCCCGGCATCTGGAGGTCTTCTACACCCAGCTGGCCCGATGCTCCGTCTACCAGCCCAAGCTCGAACAGAACCCGGCTCGGACCCGCTGGGCGCTGGTCCGCCGGCGCATCGGAGATGGAAGCCTCTTCGTTCTCGCCACCAAGGCGGAGCTCAATGCGAGCGCGCTGCTGGAGCGACCGGTATTGGCACCGTACTACATGTCGCGCGCGAACCCGAACCAGAACATCGACTTTGATCGCGTCATGGCGCAGGTGCAGGCGAGCCTGCGGGCCGGCAGCCAAGACGCCGCCCCATTCTCAAACCATTCCGCGCATCTGCAGCAGCCTCTGACGCTCAACGCCGTGCACCAGGCCCGAGGCCGCAGCACGGGCGACGTCAGCGCGTTCGTGAGCCACGAGAATGCGGGCGCGCTAAGAGCCATGAACAGCTTTGTCGAGAAGAACAGCCGTGCGATCCGTAGGCTGAGCAAGATGCCGGCCGCGACAATGAACTTTGAGGATATCCAGAGAGCCGCACTGCTCGAGATGCCACGGCACAGCGGTCCGCTGTCGCCTCCCGAGATGGCAGGTGACATGCTGGGACTGGGCCCAGAGCACACAATGAAGCTCGTCAGGCACGGCAGCGGTCACGGCAACAGAATCCttccgacgccgccgtcgagccgCGGCTCAAGCCGTTCGCCAACCAGATTCAAACACCACTTTGGCACGAGCCAGCAACACGGGAAACCAACTGCGGAGATGTTGCTCTCTAAGCTTAACAGGCCTCGTGGTGCGTCGCTCTCTCGCGGACCGTTGTCGGCCCATCACTCGCCTGCCCACTACCCCGTCATCGGCTCTCactctccgccgccgccgcccagccaCCCTACGGTGGACACGCAGTCCGCGCTGAGTTCAATGATGAGCCATCTCAACACCAGGCCGCGCAGCGGCTCCGCCACGATGTCTGGCGGCAACCAGCACGCGTCGatgagcggcggcggcggcggcctggcgCGCACGAGATCCGTCATGAGCGTGGGCAGTGCGGGGCCCGTGGG